The Pleurodeles waltl isolate 20211129_DDA chromosome 6, aPleWal1.hap1.20221129, whole genome shotgun sequence genome has a segment encoding these proteins:
- the LOC138301656 gene encoding olfactory receptor 10A4-like, giving the protein MKLSQEKYENNRTSLTEFYLVGFSDLAPQVQVFLFLLFTLAYLCTLLGNVLIITITKSDPRLHTPMYFLLRNLSIQEVIFTTVTVPKLLATFQPLGRRISLTACAAQMFFFSVLGVTECFLLGVMACDRYIAICDPLRYVSIMTMQTCVLLVTVTWFSGFLVAFELVLLTFSLTYCADDKINHFFCDFSPVLKLACGDTSINVISLFVVSVFMMLLPFLLILYSYINILSTILQMKSSVGRCKVFSTCGSHLVSVALLYGSGMVVYLRTPTGDSESSGKLLSLLYCVGTPLLNPLIYSLRNQEVKRGLWSLIRRKLIE; this is encoded by the exons ATGAAATTGAGCCAGGAGAAATATGAGAA CAATCGGACCTCCTTAACAGAGTTTTACTTAGTCGGATTCTCAGACCTTGCACCACAGGTTCAGGTATTTTTATTCTTGCTCTTTACACTGGCCTATCTGTGCACTCTCCTGGGGAATGTGCTAATAATCACTATCACCAAGTCAGACCCCCGCTTGCACACCCCAATGTACTTCCTCCTCAGGAATTTATCCATTCAGGAAGTCATCTTCACCACTGTTACTGTTCCAAAACTGCTGGCAACTTTCCAGCCCCTGGGCCGGAGAATCTCCCTCACTGCGTGTGCTGCACAGATGTTCTTCTTCTCTGTGTTGGGAGTGACCGAGTGCTTCCTTCTGGGAGTAATGGCCTGTGATCGATACATCGCTATCTGTGACCCTCTGCGCTATGTGTCCATCATGACTATGCAGACTTGTGTGCTGCTGGTGACCGTGACATGGTTCAGTGGCTTTTTGGTGGCTTTTGAGCTAGTCCTGCTCACATTCAGTCTGACCTACTGTGCTGATGATAAAATCAACCAttttttctgtgacttttcccCCGTTCTTAAGTTGGCCTGTGGGGACACCAGCATCAATGTGATCTCCCTCTTTGTCGTTAGCGTGTTTATGATGCTGCTCCCTTTTCTGTTGATCCTCTACTCCTACATCAACATTCTCTCCACCATTCTGCAGATGAAGTCTTCTGTGGGGCGGTGCAAGGTCTTCTCTACCTGTGGCTCACACTTGGTCTCCGTGGCTCTCCTTTATGGATCTGGCATGGTAGTGTACTTACGGACCCCAACAGGGGATTCTGAATCTAGCGGAAAGCTACTGTCGCTCCTCTATTGCGTGGGGACCCCACTGCTCAACCCCCTTATCTACAGTCTGAGGAACCAAGAGGTGAAAAGGGGACTCTGGTCTCTGATCAGAAGGAAACTGATTGAATAA